A genomic stretch from Mya arenaria isolate MELC-2E11 chromosome 10, ASM2691426v1 includes:
- the LOC128205413 gene encoding receptor-type tyrosine-protein phosphatase S-like isoform X3: protein MIGAIRCGIIFGLLFSDITAQDKCSNCICCSNKDCFRGGTCKIGCKDGYWGSKCDNTCTSHCVRCKRYYGNPCYECQPGYYKFYSNECRKCEYTGCTCSTRYRCDGCVEGYYDPSHYCRKCPSNCKQCTSSSYCRSCKQDRYGSTCQYQCETNCRNGVCDSEKTICKCNTGYAGIHCTDCVVGKFGSQCQNTCSAGCMSKECNGKTGTCSCRIGWTGSKCNICAPNYYGNQCSRRCRPECTKCHNYSSCQSCLIGRYGSYCQYSCGKGCLYNKYEKSNGQCLCKTNLFNGHYCVSCVDGKYGQDCNNDCPGSCHSCSEATACTSCKPGFFGSVCEHKCSESCESCSEMGQCLTCKTGNTHPDRQCLCQKNMCSTPDSCDQCVSDEYYPDSGSCCPCSLLQHCKSCRVTSNITKCIACEEGFYPNEIGECINCSLICIAGQCNSLTGECLIGCASNYWGQLCEHECKDSCNTCNRSNGECFECASKLTYGLNCNINCSETCVDKECYISGKCINGCLENNFGEMCDNECDKNCISNGNGTRCSSESGKCLHGCTPGYTSIVCPQVPEGETQTLSGSPAAVFSGGVAGAVILIITIIAVIAFFHHRKRRAENSTNKTTTLKTDQHEEQQVDSSAVYAIVNKNNDEDAIARKIAIRFEENGGVYYNNSYEVNKTKVKVEELPAYVAGKTKSSYEEEFEKFPYGLTKPYEDSQKASSMSRNRYKGIYPYDGSRVKVWYNGSDYINASFIDGFKKRNEYIATLGPTSKQLGDFGLFWETVWQQKVEKVVMVTNLIEENKDKCDQYWPNVGSSARYGNVNVTCLSEDEYAEFTRRTFQISQNSEERKLHHFHFTCWPDRGVPEDFTSLIEFRQLVLNTSTKLNGPTVVHCSAGVGRTGTYCALDILTKEGKAEGSLDIPGCVLNMRQNRPNMIQTVGQYQFLHKALVHSLTLDCNPVKGERYQQFMDNLSDNDRENMFQQVLFTAEQYSEKESQAIERNMKITGKNRANADIPGDENRPRLNKGIKEGGSDYINAVFVNGHWRKKRFLVAQTPLPETVDDFLTLIYQESCSCIVSFETDIGNNESVGLYFPADNQVLNKTAFSVESLRQDGKVYNTRRTLMLRHTSENQKTNEISIPQLEFTAWDSSRNTPRSASEFLDFIDDVEEASRASTSGGPILIHCIDGASKSGLFCVVSLLLQKMAIEHEVSVVNAVRKVKARRRLAIPVQSQLEFCHECVLAYIKSFENNMYSNFGETH from the exons ATGATCGGAGCTATTAGATGCGGAATTATATTTGGACTGCTTTTTTCAG ATATAACAGCTCAAGATAAGTGCAGTAATTGCATATGTTGTTCCAACAAAGACTGCTTTAGAGGTGGGACATGTAAAATTGGTTGCAAAGATGGGTACTGGGGCAGTAAATGCGACAACACGTGTACTAGTCACTGTGTAAGATGTAAAAGGTATTATGGCAACCCATGTTATGAAtgtcaacctggttactataaATTCTACTCCAATGAATGTCGTAAATGTGAATATACTGGGTGTACCTGTTCTACTAGATATCGCTGTGACGGATGTGTAGAAGGCTACTATGACCCAAGTCATTATTGCCGTAAATGTCCAAGCAACTGCAAACAGTGCACAAGCTCTAGCTATTGCAGATCATGTAAACAGGATCGGTATGGATCTACTTGTCAGTACCAATGTGAAACAAACTGTAGAAATGGCGTCTGTGACTCAGAGAAAACTATTTGTAAATGTAACACAGGCTATGCGGGCATTCACTGTACCGATTGCGTCGTGGGGAAATTTGGATCCCAATGTCAAAACACGTGTTCGGCCGGGTGCATGAGCAAAGAATGTAATGGAAAGACTGGAACATGTTCTTGCAGAATTGGTTGGACTGGCAGTAAATGTAACATATGTGCACCCAATTACTATGGCAATCAATGCTCGAGACGCTGCAGACCAGAATGTACAAAATGTCACAACTACAGTAGTTGTCAATCATGTTTAATTGGAAGATATGGTTCGTATTGTCAGTACTCGTGTGGGAAAGGATGTCTTTACAATAAGTATGAGAAATCGAATGGACAATGCCTTTGTAAGACCAATCTGTTCAATGGTCACTATTGTGTCTCATGTGTCGATGGAAAATATGGTCAGGATTGTAATAATGACTGTCCGGGTTCGTGTCATTCTTGTTCAGAAGCGACAGCCTGTACCTCATGTAAACCTGGTTTCTTTGGAAGCGTATGTGAACATAAATGTTCTGAATCGTGTGAAAGCTGCTCCGAAATGGGACAATGTTTGACTTGTAAAACAGGGAACACACATCCCGACAGACAATGTTTGTGTCAGAAAAACATGTGTTCTACGCCTGACAGTTGCGACCAGTGTGTAAGTGACGAATATTATCCAGACAGCGGATCTTGCTGTCCCTGTTCATTGCTACAACATTGTAAATCATGCAGAGTAACTTCAAATATCACTAAGTGTATTGCATGTGAAGAAGGATTTTATCCAAACGAGATTGGTGAATGTATCAACTGTAGCCTTATATGCATAGCAGGCCAATGTAATTCGCTTACAGGAGAATGTCTGATAGGTTGTGCTAGCAATTACTGGGGTCAACTTTGCGAACATGAATGCAAAGACTCCTGTAATACATGCAACCGATCTAATGGCGAATGTTTTGAGTGTGCTTCAAAACTGACATATGGGCTAAATTGTAACATAAATTGCAGTGAGACCTGCGTTGACAAAGAATGCTATATATCTGGAAAATGTATCAATGGatgtttagaaaataacttTGGAGAAATGTGTGATAATGAGTGCGACAAAAATTGTATCTCAAATGGTAATGGGACAAGATGTTCATCTGAAAGTGGAAAATGTCTTCACGGTTGCACGCCTGGTTACACATCAATTGTTTGTCCTCAAGTTCCTGAAG GTGAAACACAGACCCTTAGTGGCTCACCAGCAGCCGTTTTTAGTGGAGGTGTTGCTGGTGCTGTGATACTAATTATTACAATCATTGCCGTAATCGCATTCTTTCATCACAGGAAAAG ACGTGCAGAAAATAGTACCAACAAAACGACAACATTAAAGACTGATCAACATGAAGAACAGCAGGTGGACTCTTCAGCGGTCTATGCGATTGTGAATAAAAACA atgatgAGGACGCCATTGCACGGAAAATTGCTATAAGGTTTGAAGAAAATGGAGGAGTGTATTACAACAATTCTTATGAGGTTAATAAAACCAAAGTCAAAGTTGAAGAGTTACCTGCGTATGTAGCAGGAAAAACGAAAAGCTCGTATGAGGAAGAATTTGAg AAATTTCCATATGGTCTAACAAAACCGTACGAAGATTCACAAAAGGCTAGCAGTATGTCACGAAACAGATATAAAGGAATTTACCCAT ATGACGGCTCACGTGTGAAGGTTTGGTACAATGGATCTGATTACATAAACGCAAGCTTTATTGAT GGTTTCAAAAAACGAAATGAATACATTGCAACCTTAG GTCCGACGTCAAAGCAACTTGGAGACtttggattattttgggaaacgGTCTGGCAACAGAAAGTTGAAAAAGTCGTCATGGTTACCAATTTAATAGAAGAAAAT aAAGACAAATGTGACCAATATTGGCCGAATGTTGGATCGTCTGCCCGTTACGGGAACGTAAATGTAACTTGTCTGTCAGAAGATGAGTACGCTGAATTCACAAGACGAACATTTCAAATATCTCAG AATTCCGAAGAGAGAAAGCTTCACCATTTTCATTTCACGTGCTGGCCTGACAGAGGTGTCCCGGAAGATTTTACCTCTCTAATAGAGTTCCGGCAATTGGTCCTTAACACCTCGACAAAGCTGAATGGTCCGACAGTGGTACACTGCAG TGCGGGCGTTGGACGAACGGGCACCTATTGTGCCTTAGATATATTGACGAAGGAAGGAAAAGCCGAGGGAAGCTTGGACATCCCGGGATGTGTACTTAATATGCGCCAGAACAGGCCCAACATGATTCAAACAGTG GGACAATATCAGTTTCTTCATAAAGCTCTTGTTCACTCACTGACGTTGGACTGTAACCCCGTGAAAGGGGAACGTTATCAGCAATTTATGGACAACTTGAGTGACAACGATAGAGAGAATATGTTTCAG CAAGTACTGTTCACTGCAGAACAATATTCAGAAAAAGAATCTCAGGCAATTGAGAGAAACATGAAAATCACGGGCAAAAACAGAGCAAACGCCGACATCCCAG GTGACGAAAACAGACCCCGGCTGAATAAAGGCATCAAAGAGGGTGGATCTGATTACATTAATGCTGTTTTTGTAAAC GGTCATTGGAGGAAGAAACGCTTTTTAGTTGCACAAACACCCTTGCCAGAGACAGTCGATGATTTCCTAACTCTCATTTATCAAGAGTCTTGCTCGTGTATTGTCAGCTTTGAAACGGACATTGGTAATAATGAG agCGTTGGCTTATATTTCCCTGCTGACAATCAAGTGCTAAACAAGACAGCGTTCAGTGTGGAAAGTTTACGGCAAGATGGGAAGGTTTATAACACAAGAAGAACTCTGATGTTGAGACATACGAGCGAAAATCAG AAGACAAACGAAATAAGTATTCCACAGCTAGAGTTCACTGCCTGGGATAGTTCGAGAAATACTCCAAGGTCAGCATCAGAGTTTTTGGACTTCATTGACGATGTTGAGGAGGCATCAAGAGCATCTACATCTGGAGGCCCAATTCTTATTCACTGCAT TGACGGAGCCAGCAAGAGtggtttgttttgtgttgtttccCTGCTGCTACAAAAGATGGCCATTGAACACGAGGTCAGTGTTGTAAACGCTGTCAGAAAGGTCAAGGCGAGGCGAAGGTTGGCTATCCCAGTCCAG TCCCAGTTGGAGTTCTGCCATGAGTGTGTTCTAGCGTACATCAAgtcttttgaaaacaacatgtacTCAAACTTCGGGGAAACACATTAA